The genomic segment GTGGCTGGAAGATTTCGTGCTCATTGACATAATGAAGTATATGAGAAAAACAGACCTACAATGAGAACAGCTGAACAGATCGGACGACATTTGCTATAAATGTTGATCGCGCATTGATTTATTCGCCATGAACGACGTATGGGAATAACATGACagttaattactaatttgcatatttaatgaactctctcaataaggaatatatatctgaattgactcaaacAAAAGTAAGGAAACTTAGTAATTATATTGAAGATATTATAATTTGACAATTCAAACAGCTACTAAGCATTTTCCCCTGAACCAATTcctaatttccatattttatgCACTTTCCTAATAAGGGTTAGATATCTTGAATGcttcgaccaaagttgacgaaacttgctcgAATCATGGAGGATAATACcatacaaaattattgaaagtcattaagcatttttacctaagccgattcctaatttgcatattaatgagctttcctaattaggaatatttAGCTGGATTAACTTGTTCAAAGTTTGCGAAACATGCTATGCACATTGATGATGCTTGGTCAATAAggaagtcatttagcattttcactaCAACAATATTGAAGGTTGTTTTACCCGGTTTTTTTTTACTACGTTGCGTGTTACAAACGTTTCTTTTTAGGGATATACATCTGGATTTACATggccaaagttgacaaaacttactATGAACAGTAGAGATGCAAAGTTAAAAATTGAAGAAACTATAGTGACCAACAGTCGGTTTATATTTTTAGAACATCTAATCACTGATATGCATATTAAATCAACTTTACCTTTGGCAATCAGAGATATCAGACTTGAAGGACTCTAAAAACGTTTATGACACTTGCTATGAacagattggaactaattttggataattggatcttcatatttttcaaatttctcaaaattgttaggtgccctattgctgaatgttgcaatagtacaaattactcataaaatcaaatgcataattcaaaattaaaagcGGATGCGCTTACACTTGCGGATTAAAACGATATCACTTCACTTCTCAATCATCCTAAATTAGTTGCAATCGtgtttatgtatattgatgagaaaATTATGTTGCATCATTGcgaagatattttgcattttcatgtcaggttatttattatttgtatagCTAATGAGCCTTTACAGTTTGGcgtatatagcttgaaggacttgaccaaaggcattGACACTTTCTATATTAAGTGgggatacaatgacagcagtctaAGAAATTGTAATTGCTGTGAGAAATGTGCCTTAACAAAACAAACTCGAAGTATTTCGAGatgttgtcatattttattgaaatttggtcATCTCGGTCCTTTTTATTACAACCATTGTCGATGGCTGTTATACGTGACCATCGTCGCTAACCATGTGAACTTCTTGGGTTTTATGATGCCAAAGGAAGACAAATAAATGatttaaaaaattgcaaaatttgaaagaattaatCTCTAAGATATGTCAGAAATTCGtatgtttatcattatttcGCAGTTTGAATCAAGCAAATACATGTCCAACCTCGACATGCTACGCGTGTGCCGGTGTTTAACCCTGGCATAGACAAACCATATATGTCGGAGTAATCAAGGGGGGCTTGAATATCTAACCTCCTTTATCATTTTAGCAGTGCACTGGTACTCTAATTTCTTAAATAGTTGAGGCAAGAATATTTCTTACATAAAAATACTAGTACAAAATTGAGAGCTTTCATTCAGCAGGGTTATGCGAAGCACCTTGTTACTACTGCTCGTAAAAAAATCGCGGGTCGCCCACTCTAACCCCAGACTTTTCTTCGCTCCGTTGTCGAACACCTGATCGCAGAAGGATGCGGTGTTTTGCTCCCGCTTTCCATGTATGATCGCCTGTGTCCCTTTTCTAAACAAATCAAGACAACTAATTCATCAACATGCTTTCTTAGAGAGTCTTAGAAGCAGCATCGCTGATTCCGAGTTCTCTATtctcaagggggggggggtgtccgCCGCCGATGTTTTTTCCATCAAACACCCGATGTACGCATCCCCCGTCACTCACCCGTATTTGTCACTCGCAAGTAATTCGGAAAAATGACAATTACAAACTGCCGTCAGTTTATAGGGTTCAATGCACCTTGCCCTTAACATTTGTTCCAAATGCTCAATAATATGCTATGACATAAAAATGGCTTCCAAAGAATCATTCCATTTCTACAAATGACTATCGACTATGCATGGTACAAGATAATGGTTCCATGTTTAAATGTGACGGCAAAGTTGTGTATGGCTGATCGTGATTTCAAGTTTGTTACATGTAGCTAGCGCTGCTCGcgacaaattttattgttggcTGCGTGGCTAATGTTGCAGCTTGAAGTCTGAGTTTTGAATTAGTGTGATCTTTAGTATTCTTTGTAACATTAGCAGGTCTTATTTTTTGTCGTTCTTGCGGAAAATGCgaacaaacatttattttttttcaatataaataaataacaattacgtcatttgcgatcaacaCTATTGCCGCTGTGCCATACGTGATCCTTGTCGCTGACCCCTGTGCACTCCTCGGATTTCGCGATGTATATGCGGTAAGGTCAATGGATTGGAATTCATTGATACTTTTGATGTTACCGAATCTTGCAATAGAAATCTGGTAAACCGTGACAGTGTACATTGTGGCACTGCCGAGTTATGCCCATTAGGGGGAGCAGTGCATGGTAAGCAGTCATACAAGTAACAAAAGAAGATTGTTCAGTCGTAATAAGAGTCGTAATAAAAGTCTTTTAGACAGCAAGAGAAAGATGCAATTTGTTGATTGTTGTAACGGTACAGTTGGTACCCTATCCCTGTTCATGTGCATCGTATTCCATGTATCGTATTTAGCTTCTAACATGCTTATAATGATGTTCAGGGTAACAGATATCAccgacctcatttgcataatcataGTCCAGTATATGGTCACCATGACATTCCATTGAATGGTCAGTCTCTACATTAGCAATTGTCATATACAACTGCAACTAGACTAAGTGTTTCTAATACACAAGTATTAAACTAATGGGGTTCATTACAAAAGTTGAGATTTTAGTTCATATCAGAGACCGtcaaaatatcgtcaaaatATCACAACTGAATAGTTACTAGAAAGTTACCGTAGCCGTAGATTCACCAAAGTTTAATTATCAGAAGGCCGCCgccgctgatgtgtgacacAATGCACAAACAGACACGAAAAAATGAGTCACTCTATAGTGACAGTATAATGTATATGGACTCTCCATAAGATATTGGCAGCCGATTTTGTGCGCTTCTTTAATCCACTTCATCAATCGATGGAATTTTATTAAGTCATTTTGTGATATCTTCCACGATTGTCCAGAACATTTTCACTACTATAGCCATGACATATTGCGTTCCATAAGTACTGAGTGATTGTGCAACTCTTTACACAAGCtgcattatgtcaaaaaatgaacagatatattttgtattttaatagaGCAGTAAAcgacaaatttcaacaataaatatcaaaagcGAATTATTCAACACACGTAATATGGCCAACAACCACACTTTTAAATAACTGTGAAAATGCGACAAATGATAAGAAAGCATATAGGCGTATAACCAATACAGCTGCAAAAAAAAACGTGACAATGAAAAagtaaagaacaaaaataagaTTAGGGAAAGAAATAATATAAGTCAAAAAATTACATACAAAAGAACCAAAAATGTTTATATCAATCTCAATTCAAATGAAGAGTATAAATTAACCAGCCCGGGCAGCAGTATTGGTTGttatataaaaaaacaaaagcattACTAATAAATAATGCTTTACGTCCCTGTAAAATTAATGAAGTGGTCATTCTAGTTATATAGGTATCAGGATTGCCGAAGAAGTAGATAGAGATAGTATGCTACAGTAAAAAGGAAATGGAGTGAACATTGGGACACTTCTTTTCCATACTTTCCCGTCACCGCTTTCAGATAATTATATGTGAGTTTAAAACTTGTTCGTGTACCCAATCATGAATCTACTTTGAATACTTTTCTCAGCTCTGCTCAATACTCTTTTATTTCAAAGAGCACAAATTGGTAGTAGCTGTATAGTAAGAGACTGCGATGAAGTATAAAAGCTGATGACAAGGACACGATATCGATTCAGCGGTAAGTTTGAAAGTGATGCTGTCGTCATAACTGCATGTGATActgtcttgtttacaaacaatgcattttatgcatgatatctGGATGCAACACTCCTCAAAATTTTGAGCCCAGTCGTTTATCGAAAAGAAGATTTCGCCTCGTGCTTCAAGTACACTACCAATCTACTTACTGGGAAATCAATGCTTTGGGTTTGTGCAGCAAAATAAATACCTACTGtagaatcattttgtaaaaatgtcatgccTTCGTTCTATCGATATATCATCAAAATCTGAAAGAAACCAATAATAACCATCACTAAGTTATTTCCTTCTTCAACCCTCACCAAGTTATGTCCTTCTTCaaagataaattcacattgtcAATCAACTTTCCATGACATTCATTTCATAAAAGGCATTCAATTCCATTAAAAATAAAGTAAtccttcaaaataatttttgttatgACGTGTTCAAGCCTCTTGAATTTTTAGCATTCCCAATTTCTGCAATTTTAATCTGTTGGAATCACAGACTTCCATATTTGTCAAGAATCCTTGACATTAGTTTTCCTTCGCTAAGTTTCGCAATCTAATATTGAATGTAAATTGAGATGCAAGTCATTTGAAAGCATTTCCATAAATAAGAGTCGTAAACTTATACACAAGATTTAAATTAGCGACATTTATAAGGCATTCAATGCTGCAGATAAATCAGCCTGTTGTCCTACACAATGAGTCGATGTCTTGCATTTGGAACACCCGAGCGATAGAACAAAAACTATCAGCAGCAGTGAAAATGGCTAATTCAATactgaattatttatttcttgaaTTCCTGGCACACATTTGAGGAAGTacaatacgattggaactaaatcaGGAAAATAAGGTGGGTGTATATGTAAGTTAAGTGTAAAACTTAGACATTTTTATAgcttaaattttaaaaagtgatagaattgtgtgaaaactgaaatattgttttcatagaacaaaaacaaaacaaacatattgTAAATCTCTTAGCTCtgattcatttttgaaaaaaagttttatttgtgtgcaacttttataaaaaaactagacaaaatgtataaaatttctCCAATTGACGACTATTAAGCCAGGGGACTTTCGAAATGTCCCTTacacttttgtgaattttaggctGAAATGAACCTGACTGACGTATCTCAAAAACGATCAATAAACTTCATTTTTGATTTGGGTTAAACAGATTAAatcattatttgaaatttcaagatcCATTGATTGTCCGAATTAAAACAAAATCTAAAGCTAAGTCAGCACTTTGAGACAAATATTTGGCTTTTCACGGTAATCGTTGTCATGGCTTGTGTATATGAGAAGAAAACTCATCAAATATCACTCACGAAAACCTCAACCGATTGGCAAGTACGGCCCTAGCCGTTCACTTCGACATAATCGCAGACATCGCTACAGCCATAACTATACATACTACCAGCTGATGTATTACGGGTGGGAACAACACTCCGCTGTTTCCCGTATTACACAGATCTGTGTCGCAGCATTCTTGACAACCGTTAGTATTGGTAtctgaaatattaaaaacaaaaaatatgaaagcttTATCATGCTATGGTAATAATGCCGCTGCTATAGAATGAAGAGAGCGACAAATAACTCAAATGCTGTACGTTAGCAGCTTTCATAACTcaaaaaatatacttctttTCAGGTACACAGATAACAGTAAAAATGTTGTGCTCTCGTTCTGAGACTGCCGTAAATGAGCGTATGTGTTGTAAGGTCGTTGTTCCTTGTGAATTATCGTTTGCATGCATTGAATGAGCTTATTTCATTACCGTATTTCGAAGCCTCCAAACATCCATCGTTACACAGTGAGACAGCGATGCAACTCCTGCTGAATGCTGTCAACATCCTATTATTTTCAGTTCGACTAACCTGAGAAATACCAAATGAAATAACATGTTTAAGGCACGCCGTACAGATGCACATTTGACAAATACACATTATATCAATCCCTAATATAGTCATGGAACTATATATTGATAAATAGAGAGGAAGGCAGACTTATAGAGCAGGTGCGTTattaacttacttgacaacGATGAGACTCGCTGGAACCACACTCCTGTTTTGTGTCTTCAAACTCAGTTCGACAACCAGTACCAAGTCCATTACACACATAACACTTCAAGGCAACACTCAAGTTGCTTGCAAAACCTATAAAATTGTACAACAAATTGACCTTATGTGTGACATGGCCATAGATACTTTAAAACTGAATAGTTTATGTTTGCGTATACTTCTAAGATGTCGGGCATAATAATATCGACAACAAAGCCTATCTTATGACTCGTcatgtaataaaatgcaaaaaaaacatATTAGATTGTCATCTAATTCCGAAGTCTTTACCACCACTTTTACTAATAGTAGCGTCGATATAAGCAAGTTATGCACGtaattgcaattttcatattttcatgtgTAGACCACCCTCTATGGCGGATGGAGTTCCATTCATTTGTGCCGAAGAGGGGAATCACAACATTGTTCTGCCTCATTTGACTCACACCGCCAAATCAGCAGATGGCAGTTTAGTTTTTCCTACACTTTTATCCTCCCTCCACCAACTAATCTAGCTCCATTGCCAGACAAAGGTGGATATTTGCGTTTTTGAGGCAAACACCTTTGTTGTAGATTATTATATGTCTTTTTCCCAGTGTTTCACTTTTTCAAGCTGTACGTTTTCTCGCCAGTTGAAGTTTGACGTGCTTTGTTTGAGGTCGTtctgaagttttttttttcattttttagaaACCGGCAAGGAATTTTGCAAGCTTTTCAAACGTTTCACATTCATCTAAAATGTCAAGGATATTTGGCCTTTCATTCCGTCTCATCAGTGTTTTGGCGCTTATTTATATCCCTTAAACAGAGCAAAATGACCAGAAGTGGTTTTGTTAACATGCaggaatataaatatttatttgtgcaGGCATACATAGCACTCCCGCCGTAAAGAATGTATAAAAGCGCATGTATACGTATATTAGATAGAAAACTAGCTAtctgtagatagatagatagatagatagatagatagatagatagatagatagatagataatagatagatagatagatagatagatagatagatagatagatagatagatagatagatagatagatagatagatagatagatagatagatagatagatagatagatagatagatagatagatagatagatatgggaGGGGTAGAATGATACACTGACCGTTCGATAGCTTTCAGCAGGTAACGAGCAGGAAAAAGGGGTATACAATTAAtaagtagtatatattgtcgaCGTTGACAACATTGATCGTTGACTTTGTAAATGTAGAGACGTAATGATAaccttttcttgtaattttgaagCGTTTTCCAGATAACTAGGGaatgatagtattttattctggctttttttctcaaaatgtgcTTTTGGGCGAGATGtagacatttttgaaaactgaatgtaAGTAAAATGCAGTGGTATCATCTACATTGTTTTTTAGCACATTTAAGAATCATAATTCGCGATAATTTCTTCCGTGACTTACCTAATATTAATATGAATAAAACCACACCAGACATTGTGATCCTGTAGGTCGACGTGTTCAATCTTATAATATCTAAAACGAAAAAATAACGGTTAAGCGAGAGATAATTCCTCTTTAACGTgccacctctctctctctctctctctctctctctctctctctctctctctctctctctcctcctctctctctctctctctctctctctctctctctctctctctctctctctctctctctcttgtcaGAATTTGTCTTGTACTTCCGCATAAGACAATGTACATGAGCctacaacaataaaaacaagcCACTGCTCTTAGTTAAATATTACTGGACGAGTTATCCCCTATTGGCACAACCTGCCTATATGTAATTTAACCTGCTAACCTCGTATTCCCTCGCgaatgataacaatgggtttgggcgaAGCTATGGCGGTGAAAGGGTTCAATTACATGTGGCAAAATACAGAGTCTGTTGTTAAAGTGGGATAAGCCAAACCTGCTTAGTTGTTGAGCTTATCTATAAGGGCAAATGTTACTTTGTATAATTTtaagaatttctgaaaattcatGTGTAATATTGCCTCGTCTATACATATATGAGCATTATCAATGTTTTAAAGGTAAAACATTACGGTGTGAGTCGAGCATTAATTGAAATAGAATAATCCACGATTTTTGAAGTTGAACTGATCCTGAAAGCTATGGGTTCTGTCTTAAGATCACTATAAATGCAACAGCTCTGTCGTGTTGCAATTAACGATACGAATACTATTTGGTTTTATTGTTCGTACAAGGTCACTTTAATTTTCGGCAATGACTGAAACGAACAAGATTATCCATATGTAaacaagtgttgaatttttcgAATCTCGACACGAGAATAGATTGTTCGGCACAATATCAGCTTGATTTGTTTTGACGTCAAACTTAATAAACTTAAATGTTATGACGTATTCAAGTGCAAAAGAGAAACTTTGTTACACTTGCatagcaacatgcactaattttaaaaatggcgcGCGGAGCATGAGATAATATGGTTATAAAGCGCGATATcttttgacataaaaaataTCCATTCTTCCATGATCATTTCCCCCAAAATATCATCGGTTTGCTTGACTTGATATGCATTGAGCCGTTGAAAACCCAGGCCTCTTGTCTTTTTGTCCTGCTGAACTCAAATATGAGTTCTGAAGACAGACAATAGAGTAACTGCTGTTACTATGTGAGAAACTCAAACGGCAAACATCGATATTTATAGGCAACACAAGTCGCGTTGTCATCGTGATCATTGTTACTACTGtacagtaaaatgtttgcaacttgaCCACTTACCCTTCCCAGATTTTTCGTACCGCCGTTCTCGAATAGCAGATTTAAGAAGGATGCGGTTTTTTGCCCTCTCGTTCTCTGTACGATCGAGAACATGAAGGTGCAGTAATAAGTCGCTAAGAATTCATAATGTTTACAAAAACTCGATTTGCCCATACGcccgcgagatctcgcaatttCACGCAGTGCTTTTAATCGCTTGTACCCCCCAGCTATATTCAATCGACATGACAGATTATCCAAAATGGTTTATCACATGATTTTCTTGGAGAGTTGGAGAAGTAACTTCGCTTA from the Ptychodera flava strain L36383 chromosome 2, AS_Pfla_20210202, whole genome shotgun sequence genome contains:
- the LOC139119679 gene encoding uncharacterized protein — encoded protein: MSGVVLFILILGFASNLSVALKCYVCNGLGTGCRTEFEDTKQECGSSESHRCQVSRTENNRMLTAFSRSCIAVSLCNDGCLEASKYDTNTNGCQECCDTDLCNTGNSGVLFPPVIHQLVVCIVMAVAMSAIMSK